A genomic segment from Diospyros lotus cultivar Yz01 chromosome 5, ASM1463336v1, whole genome shotgun sequence encodes:
- the LOC127802654 gene encoding uncharacterized protein LOC127802654: MAEGATKHLFLCLLFVLSICTSGASPLKGFQKKRLEREEQEFHSSNRELLDNFQSKATQHDTTYPSTTTIVTVPSTNPVTVTPNPDATPVTVPATTPVTVPPRNPVTSPVPITNPVTTPGGQPATSPVTTNPVTTPVTNPSPPATTGSPAVSGQSWCVAKSGSSQTALQTALDYACGIGGADCSTIQQGASCYNPNTLQNHASYAFNSYYQKHPAQTSCDFGGAATLTNSNPSSGSCVFPSSSSSSSSSPSSSSSPPNTASTAPPAPVTTTPPATQTAPPTTPSSSSSGGTGIGSGSPPAVLNATYPSSGGATVFGDSPPSFNSSTSMAASLQPFIGYILMATSVVTARFILDM, from the exons ATGGCCGAAGGAGCTACCAAGCATCTCTTCTTGTGCCTCCTGTTTGTTCTCAGTATCTGCACTTCAG GGGCCTCCCCACTGAAAGGGTTTCAGAAGAAAAGGCTTGAAAGAGAAGAGCAGGAGTTTCATTCTTCCAACAGAGAACTTCTTGACAATTTCCAGTCTAAGGCTACTCAACATGACACAACATAcccatcaacaacaacaattgtCACGGTTCCCTCAACCAATCCCGTCACCGTAACACCCAATCCTGATGCAACTCCGGTGACAGTTCCCGCCACCACGCCTGTCACTGTGCCCCCTAGAAATCCTGTGACTTCACCAGTACCAATCACGAACCCGGTTACAACTCCAGGGGGACAGCCAGCAACTAGTCCCGTAACAACCAATCCTGTCACAACACCAGTCACAAATCCCTCACCTCCTGCAACAACAGGCTCACCTGCAGTTTCGGGGCAGAGCTGGTGTGTGGCGAAGAGTGGATCATCACAGACTGCACTTCAGACTGCACTTGATTACGCTTGTGGAATTGGAGGTGCAGATTGTTCGACGATCCAGCAGGGAGCGAGCTGCTACAATCCGAACACTCTTCAGAACCATGCTTCTTATGCCTTCAACAGCTATTATCAGAAGCACCCTGCACAAACCAGCTGTGACTTTGGAGGGGCTGCCACGTTAACCAACAGCAATCCAA GCTCAGGGTCATGCGTCttcccatcatcatcatcatcatcatcatcatctccatcttcatcttcttctcctccaaaTACAGCCTCAACTGCGCCTCCAGCACCAGTAACAACTACGCCACCAGCCACACAAACAGCTCCACCAACCACACCATCATCGTCATCATCGGGGGGAACAGGAATTGG GTCTGGCTCTCCTCCTGCAGTTCTAAATGCAACCTACCCTTCTTCAGGTGGCGCAACAGTTTTTGGCGACAGCCCTCCTAGTTTTA